The Leptospira sp. WS60.C2 genome includes the window GTCTCCTGCTTTCACTACCTTACCAGGAATTCCGACAACTGTACAACCAGCTGGCACATTTCGCATAACAACGGAACCTGCTCCAATACGAACATGATCTTCCACGGTAATGTTTCCTAATATCTTGGCTCCTGCCCCGATCACGACATTCTTTCCAATGGTAGGGTGACGTTTGCCTGTTTCCTTACCAGTTCCACCGAGAGTGACCCCTTGGAATATGAGAGACCCAGAGCCTATGATTGCTGTTTCACCAATGACAACACCAGCACCATGATCGATAAATACACCAGGTGCAATTTTGGCTCCAGGATGGATGTCGATTCCAGTGAGGAATCGACTGATGTAGTTAAATAGACGAGGAATGATAGGCAATTTAAGTCTATAAAGTAAATGGGCGAGTTTGTGTAACCACAAGGCATGGAGTCCTGGATAACAAAGTATGATTTCCAAGTAAGACTTTGCTGCTGGGTCAAATTTTTTTATGATTTTTATATTTTCAAACATCGATTTGTTGGGAATAGGTTCATTCCTTAGACAGTTCTAACTCTCCCAAAAGAAAGTGGAACTATATTTTTCAAATGATTTTAAGACTTTCAAAATCTTTGTCACAATTCTGGAAACGGAATTTTGGAATCTAATTGATTCTTTCTGAAACCTCGATGGAATGATTCATAAATTTATTTTCTAGGTTGTCTGATTTTGAATTCCAATAAAACAACACATGTTCTTCTTTTTTTATCCACATTTCTTACATTGACTTACTCTGATATTTTTTTAAATCCTGAAGTCCCACAAACATTAGAGAATTATAAACTCTATTTTTTAGAAAACTGGCCATATTCTGTGAGTTTGTTATTCATTCTATTGGCACATGAAATGGGTCATTATTTGCCAGCTCGTTATTATGGTGTGAGAGCCAGTTTGCCATATTTCATACCACTTCCGTTTGGTCCGATTGGAACGATGGGTGCGGTGATCAAAATCAAAGATCAGATCCCTGATAAAAAAATTTTGTTTGATATTGGGATCGGTGGTCCTGCAGCCAGTTTGGTTTTATCACTTTTCGCATGGGTTGTCGGAATCTCATTATCAAAAGTAGTTGAGATTCCACCGAATTTTGATCGATCAGGTTTTTTATTTTTTGGTGACAGTATTTTCACTTACGCTACGGCACAATGGATTCTTGGACCCATTGATTTTGCAACAATGGATATTCAGGCACATCCTCTTGCAAAGGCTGGTTGGGTTGGGTTATTAATTACAGCAATCAATTTATTACCGTTTGGTCAATTGGACGGCGGTCATGTTATTTATTCTATGTTTGGTGAATCATATAGAAAATGGATTCATATTTTATTTGGATTCTTTTTACTTTTTGCTTTGGTTCATTTCACATGGTTGAT containing:
- a CDS encoding site-2 protease family protein, whose translation is MNSNKTTHVLLFLSTFLTLTYSDIFLNPEVPQTLENYKLYFLENWPYSVSLLFILLAHEMGHYLPARYYGVRASLPYFIPLPFGPIGTMGAVIKIKDQIPDKKILFDIGIGGPAASLVLSLFAWVVGISLSKVVEIPPNFDRSGFLFFGDSIFTYATAQWILGPIDFATMDIQAHPLAKAGWVGLLITAINLLPFGQLDGGHVIYSMFGESYRKWIHILFGFFLLFALVHFTWLIWGFLIYYVLRVEHPFIKDAMYGIGRSRFIFGIIILVSFLIIFVPKPIIVGSEYDNPSLLDDLIRLIVHTVGLSE
- the cysE gene encoding serine O-acetyltransferase, which gives rise to MFENIKIIKKFDPAAKSYLEIILCYPGLHALWLHKLAHLLYRLKLPIIPRLFNYISRFLTGIDIHPGAKIAPGVFIDHGAGVVIGETAIIGSGSLIFQGVTLGGTGKETGKRHPTIGKNVVIGAGAKILGNITVEDHVRIGAGSVVMRNVPAGCTVVGIPGKVVKAGDGTSDSMEQMLDHNQMPDPIAKVFSVLLEKVETQQQLINKLYEKQQLLEKSNVNSREDDLFLQEFIHGDGI